The following are encoded in a window of Peromyscus maniculatus bairdii isolate BWxNUB_F1_BW_parent chromosome X, HU_Pman_BW_mat_3.1, whole genome shotgun sequence genomic DNA:
- the LOC102925781 gene encoding odorant-binding protein-like, with amino-acid sequence MVKFLLLALAFGLAHAYAELQGKWKTTAAAADNVEKIEKGGNLRLYVREVTCNHDCTEMYITFYVNLNGQCSKTTVTGYKQEDGTYKTQFEGDNVFQPVYATSKNIVFTGKNTDRAGKETKLIFVLGKGGSLNEEENEKLEEFTEKEGIPKENIRDVLATDTCPK; translated from the exons ATGGTAAAGTTTCTGCTGCTGGCTTTGGCATTCGGACTGGCTCATGCTTATGCTGAG cTTCAAGGAAAATGGAAAACCACTGCCGCCGCTGCTGACAATGTTGAAAAGATAGAAAAGGGTGGAAATCTGAGACTCTACGTACGTGAAGTTACTTGTAACCATGATTGTACTGAAATGTACATCACATTTTATGTCAA TTTGAATGGCCAATGCTCAAAGACCACAGTCACTGGTTATAAGCAAGAAGATGGCACCTACAAAACCCAAT TTGAAGGTGACAATGTATTTCAACCTGTGTATGCAACATCAAAGAACATAGTCTTCACTGGTAAAAATACGGATAGAGCTGGCAAGGAAACCAAATTGATTTTCGTTCTTG GAAAAGGTGGGTctttaaatgaagaagaaaatgaaaaacttgaGGAATTCACTGAGAAAGAGGGCATTCCAAAAGAAAACATTCGAGATGTTCTGGCCACAG ATACTTGTCCTAAGTAA